One Cyanobium sp. Tous-M-B4 genomic region harbors:
- the rpsC gene encoding 30S ribosomal protein S3, translating to MGHKIHPTGLRLGITQDHRSRWYAPSKTYPILLQEDDRIRKFVHKKYGAAGISDVLIARKADQLEVELKTARPGVLVGRQGSGIEELRTGIQKTLGDANRQVRINVVEVERVDADSFLLAEYIAQQLEKRVAFRRVIRMAVQRAQRAGVLGLKIMVAGRLNGAEIARTEWTREGRVPLHTLRADIDYATKLASTTYGVLGIKVWIFKGEVLPGQKEQLPVGAAPRRRTSRQPQQFEDRSNKE from the coding sequence ATCCATCCAACCGGCCTGCGCCTGGGGATTACCCAGGATCACCGCTCGCGTTGGTACGCCCCCAGCAAGACCTATCCAATCCTGCTTCAAGAAGACGACCGCATTCGCAAGTTCGTCCACAAGAAGTACGGAGCCGCAGGCATCAGCGACGTGCTGATTGCTCGCAAGGCCGATCAACTGGAAGTTGAACTCAAGACCGCCCGCCCCGGCGTGCTCGTTGGCCGTCAGGGCAGCGGCATTGAGGAGCTGCGTACTGGCATTCAGAAAACTCTCGGTGATGCCAACCGTCAGGTTCGCATCAACGTGGTGGAGGTAGAGCGAGTCGATGCCGACTCGTTCTTGCTGGCCGAATACATCGCTCAGCAACTGGAAAAGCGCGTTGCCTTCCGCCGCGTCATCCGCATGGCCGTGCAACGGGCCCAGCGGGCTGGCGTGCTCGGCCTGAAAATCATGGTGGCCGGCCGCCTCAATGGCGCCGAGATCGCCCGGACCGAATGGACCCGGGAAGGTCGCGTGCCCCTGCACACCCTGCGTGCCGACATCGACTACGCAACCAAGCTGGCCAGCACCACCTACGGAGTGCTGGGCATCAAGGTGTGGATTTTCAAAGGCGAGGTGCTGCCTGGCCAGAAAGAGCAGCTGCCCGTGGGTGCTGCGCCCCGCCGCCGGACCAGCCGGCAGCCGCAACAGTTTGAAGACCGCTCTAACAAAGAGTGA
- the rplP gene encoding 50S ribosomal protein L16 codes for MLSPRRVKFRKQQRGRMRGVATRGNTIAFGEFALQAQECGWITSRQIEASRRAMTRHVKRGGKIWIRIFPDKPVTMRAAETRMGSGKGNPEFWVAVIKPGRILFEMGGAEITPEIAKEAMRLAQFKLPLKTKFLSLADQENAAPVEA; via the coding sequence ATGCTGAGTCCAAGACGCGTCAAATTCCGCAAACAACAGCGAGGCCGCATGCGCGGTGTCGCTACCCGGGGCAACACGATTGCCTTCGGAGAGTTTGCACTGCAGGCCCAGGAATGTGGCTGGATCACCTCCCGCCAGATTGAAGCCAGCCGCCGAGCCATGACCCGCCACGTCAAACGCGGCGGCAAAATCTGGATCCGGATCTTCCCTGACAAACCAGTCACGATGCGCGCCGCCGAAACCCGTATGGGTTCCGGTAAGGGCAACCCGGAATTCTGGGTGGCCGTTATCAAACCGGGGCGCATTCTGTTTGAAATGGGTGGTGCTGAAATCACCCCCGAGATCGCCAAGGAAGCCATGCGCCTGGCGCAGTTCAAGCTTCCCCTCAAGACCAAATTCCTGAGCCTGGCGGATCAGGAAAATGCAGCCCCAGTGGAGGCCTGA
- the rpmC gene encoding 50S ribosomal protein L29, with protein MAKPNIAEVRKLTGEQINEQVNATRRELFELRFQQATRRLENTHRFKQARIKLAHLMTVQQEQQRSAATAASAS; from the coding sequence ATGGCAAAACCCAACATCGCCGAGGTGCGCAAGCTCACCGGTGAACAGATCAACGAACAGGTCAACGCCACCCGGCGTGAACTGTTTGAGTTGCGCTTCCAGCAAGCCACCCGCCGGCTGGAAAATACTCACCGCTTCAAGCAGGCTCGCATCAAGCTGGCCCACCTGATGACGGTGCAGCAGGAGCAGCAACGCTCCGCCGCCACGGCTGCTTCAGCCTCCTGA
- the rpsQ gene encoding 30S ribosomal protein S17 — MALKERVGTVVSDKMDKTVVVAVENRFPHPIYQKTVSRTTRYKAHDEANSCKVGDRVRITETRPLSRTKRWTVAEVLTNSTAG, encoded by the coding sequence ATGGCACTCAAGGAAAGGGTCGGCACCGTCGTCAGCGACAAGATGGACAAAACGGTGGTGGTGGCGGTGGAAAACCGCTTCCCCCATCCCATCTATCAAAAGACGGTCAGCCGCACCACCCGTTACAAAGCCCACGATGAAGCGAACAGCTGCAAAGTGGGTGACCGGGTTCGCATCACCGAGACCCGCCCGCTCAGTCGCACCAAGCGCTGGACCGTGGCCGAAGTTCTCACCAACAGCACCGCCGGTTGA
- the rplN gene encoding 50S ribosomal protein L14, protein MIQQETYLNVADNSGAKRIQCIRVLGTNRRYAHVGDVIVAAVKDAMPNMGVKKSDVVKAVVVRTKATLRRDTGNSIRFDDNAAVILGNDNNPKGTRVFGPVARELRERNFTKIVSLAPEVI, encoded by the coding sequence ATGATCCAACAAGAAACCTATTTAAACGTCGCTGATAACAGCGGCGCCAAGCGCATCCAATGCATCCGGGTGCTCGGCACCAACCGTCGCTACGCCCACGTTGGCGACGTGATCGTGGCAGCCGTCAAAGATGCCATGCCCAATATGGGCGTGAAAAAATCGGATGTGGTCAAGGCCGTAGTGGTGCGCACCAAAGCCACCCTGCGCCGTGACACCGGCAATTCAATCCGGTTTGACGACAACGCAGCCGTGATCTTGGGTAACGACAACAACCCCAAGGGAACCCGAGTCTTCGGCCCGGTTGCCCGTGAACTGCGCGAGCGCAACTTCACCAAGATCGTTTCCCTCGCCCCGGAGGTCATCTGA
- the rplX gene encoding 50S ribosomal protein L24 yields the protein MATATPKAKPAERIKMRLKKGDTVQLISGKDKGKTGEVLRTLPYENRVVVQGVNLRTRHVKPTQEGESGRIVTEEASVHASNVMLYSSSKQVASRVEIVVEKDGTKKRRLKKTGEILD from the coding sequence ATGGCGACCGCAACTCCCAAGGCAAAACCCGCTGAGCGCATCAAGATGCGCCTCAAAAAGGGTGACACCGTCCAGCTGATCTCCGGCAAGGACAAGGGCAAAACCGGAGAGGTGCTACGCACCCTTCCCTATGAAAATCGTGTCGTAGTGCAAGGAGTAAACCTGCGCACCCGCCACGTCAAGCCAACCCAGGAAGGCGAGAGTGGCCGCATCGTCACCGAGGAAGCCTCTGTGCATGCCTCGAATGTGATGCTCTACTCCAGCTCAAAACAGGTGGCAAGCCGCGTCGAAATCGTGGTGGAGAAAGACGGCACTAAAAAGCGTCGCCTCAAGAAGACAGGAGAAATCCTCGATTGA
- the rplE gene encoding 50S ribosomal protein L5 — translation MSLKKRYRESIQPILLKDLNLSNIHEVPKVVKVTINRGLGEAAQNAKALEASITELATITGQKVVVTRAKKAIAGFKIRQGMPIGVAVTLRGERMYAFLERLINLALPRIRDFRGVSPKSFDGRGNYTLGIREQIIFPEISFDKIDAIRGMDVTIVTNARNDEEGRALLREMGMPFRSN, via the coding sequence ATGTCACTGAAAAAGCGCTACCGGGAGTCGATTCAGCCCATACTCCTCAAGGACCTGAATCTCTCCAATATTCACGAAGTTCCCAAGGTGGTGAAAGTCACCATCAACAGGGGCCTCGGTGAAGCCGCCCAGAATGCCAAAGCCCTCGAGGCCTCAATCACCGAACTGGCTACAATCACTGGCCAAAAAGTGGTGGTGACTCGAGCCAAAAAGGCAATCGCTGGCTTCAAAATTCGCCAGGGGATGCCAATCGGTGTCGCCGTCACCCTGCGTGGTGAGCGGATGTATGCCTTCCTGGAGCGCCTGATCAATCTTGCTCTGCCCCGCATCCGCGACTTCCGCGGTGTGAGCCCCAAGAGCTTTGACGGCCGGGGGAATTACACCCTGGGGATCCGCGAACAAATCATTTTCCCTGAGATCTCCTTCGACAAAATCGATGCGATCCGGGGGATGGACGTCACGATTGTGACCAACGCCCGTAACGACGAAGAGGGCAGGGCCCTCCTCCGCGAGATGGGAATGCCGTTCCGCAGCAACTGA
- the rpsH gene encoding 30S ribosomal protein S8, whose translation MANHDPISDMLTRIRNASEKRHETTKIPASRLVRNVANVLQQEGFIAAITEEGEGVMKHLVLELKYSGKHRQPTIRSVQRVSKPGLRIYKNNRQLPKVLGGLGVAIISTSKGVMSDRDARKQGVGGEVLCYVY comes from the coding sequence ATGGCCAATCACGACCCAATTTCAGACATGCTCACCCGCATTCGCAATGCGAGTGAGAAGCGCCACGAGACCACCAAGATTCCTGCATCCCGACTGGTGCGTAACGTCGCCAATGTGCTGCAGCAGGAAGGCTTCATTGCCGCAATCACCGAAGAAGGTGAAGGCGTCATGAAGCACTTGGTGCTTGAGCTCAAGTACAGCGGCAAGCATCGCCAGCCCACGATTCGCTCTGTACAGCGAGTCAGCAAGCCAGGCCTGCGCATCTACAAGAACAATCGCCAGCTGCCCAAAGTTTTGGGCGGCCTGGGAGTTGCCATCATCTCTACGTCGAAAGGGGTGATGAGCGACCGCGATGCCCGTAAGCAGGGCGTCGGTGGCGAAGTGCTTTGCTACGTCTACTGA
- the rplF gene encoding 50S ribosomal protein L6: MSRIGKAPIPLPDKVSVSLNGLAVTVKGPKGELSRTLPEGVQISQDGNTLVVSPSSETRRSRERHGLCRTLVANMVEGVSQGYTRKLEIIGVGYRAAVQGTKLVVSAGYSHQVEMVPPEGVTFAVEGNTTVFVSGANKELVGNEAAKVRAIRPPEPYKGKGIKYEGERILRKAGKTGKK, from the coding sequence ATGTCTCGTATTGGTAAAGCGCCGATTCCCCTCCCCGACAAGGTGAGTGTCAGCCTCAATGGCTTGGCAGTCACCGTGAAGGGGCCTAAGGGCGAACTCAGCCGCACCCTGCCCGAAGGGGTGCAGATCTCCCAGGACGGCAACACCCTGGTGGTGAGCCCCAGCAGCGAAACCCGTCGCTCCCGCGAGCGCCACGGTCTCTGCCGCACGCTTGTCGCCAACATGGTGGAAGGCGTCAGCCAGGGATACACCCGCAAGCTGGAAATCATTGGCGTGGGCTACCGCGCCGCCGTCCAAGGCACAAAGCTTGTGGTCTCAGCTGGCTACAGCCACCAAGTGGAGATGGTGCCCCCCGAGGGCGTCACCTTCGCCGTAGAGGGAAACACCACCGTGTTTGTCTCAGGTGCCAACAAGGAATTGGTGGGCAACGAAGCTGCCAAGGTGCGTGCCATTCGTCCACCTGAGCCTTACAAGGGCAAGGGCATCAAGTACGAGGGTGAGCGCATCCTGCGCAAGGCCGGTAAGACCGGTAAGAAATGA
- the rplR gene encoding 50S ribosomal protein L18, translated as MSSISRKQQTQKRHRRLRRQLTGTSSRPRLAVFRSNNHIYAQVIDDDAQNTLCAASTLDKDLRTNLDASSTCDASVAVGELVAKRALAQGIQQVVFDRGGNLYHGRVKALADAAREAGLQF; from the coding sequence ATGTCATCCATCTCCCGCAAACAGCAGACCCAGAAGCGTCACCGCCGCCTGCGTCGTCAGCTCACTGGCACGTCCTCCCGCCCCCGGTTGGCCGTGTTCCGCTCCAACAACCACATCTACGCCCAAGTCATCGACGACGACGCCCAGAACACCCTCTGTGCGGCTTCGACCCTCGACAAGGACCTGCGCACCAACCTCGACGCCAGCTCTACCTGTGATGCCTCCGTGGCGGTAGGCGAGCTGGTAGCCAAACGGGCGCTCGCCCAGGGCATCCAGCAGGTGGTCTTCGATCGAGGCGGCAACCTGTACCACGGCCGGGTCAAGGCCCTGGCTGACGCCGCCCGGGAAGCGGGCCTTCAGTTCTGA
- the rpsE gene encoding 30S ribosomal protein S5 produces the protein MTETNDQVQSNDIPAASDVPAAAEGQQDRRGGRAEGRGGDSRRGGGRGRDNRRGQERDSEWQERVVQIRRVSKTVKGGKKMSFRAIVVVGNEKGQVGVGVGKAGDVIGAVRKGVADGKKHLVKVPLTRHSSIPTLSNGRDGAASVLIRPAAPGTGVIAGGSIRTVLELAGIKNVLAKRLGSKTPLNNARAAMEALAGLRTHKETAKERGISLEQIYS, from the coding sequence ATGACCGAAACCAACGATCAAGTTCAGTCCAACGACATCCCGGCCGCGTCGGATGTACCTGCTGCTGCCGAAGGCCAGCAGGATCGCCGCGGTGGTCGGGCTGAAGGCCGAGGCGGCGATAGCCGTCGCGGTGGCGGCCGCGGGCGCGACAACCGTCGCGGCCAGGAGCGCGACTCCGAATGGCAGGAGCGGGTGGTGCAAATCCGCCGCGTCTCCAAGACCGTTAAAGGCGGCAAGAAGATGAGCTTCCGGGCCATCGTTGTCGTTGGCAACGAGAAGGGCCAAGTAGGTGTGGGCGTCGGCAAGGCCGGCGACGTGATCGGCGCAGTCCGCAAGGGCGTAGCCGATGGCAAGAAGCACCTGGTCAAGGTGCCCCTAACCCGTCACAGTTCCATCCCCACCCTCAGCAACGGCCGCGACGGTGCCGCCAGCGTGCTGATCCGCCCGGCAGCGCCCGGAACCGGGGTGATTGCGGGCGGCTCGATCCGCACGGTGCTTGAACTGGCCGGCATCAAAAATGTGCTGGCCAAGCGCCTCGGATCCAAGACCCCCCTCAACAATGCCCGCGCTGCGATGGAGGCTTTGGCCGGCCTTCGCACCCACAAGGAGACCGCCAAGGAGCGGGGCATCTCCCTTGAGCAGATCTACTCCTAA
- the rplO gene encoding 50S ribosomal protein L15: MTLNLQSLKPNAGARRRKLRKGRGIAAGQGASCGFGMRGQKSRSGRPTRPGFEGGQMPLYRRIPKLKHFELVNQKEFTIINVAKLADCKAGSTISLDSLVKEGLVTSPKHPLKVLGNGELSVKLTVQAAAFTASARTKIEAAGGSCEVI, translated from the coding sequence ATGACGTTAAATCTCCAGTCCCTAAAACCCAACGCTGGCGCCCGGCGCCGCAAGCTCCGCAAGGGTCGCGGCATTGCGGCAGGCCAGGGCGCCAGCTGCGGTTTCGGCATGCGCGGCCAGAAGTCCCGCTCGGGTCGTCCGACCCGTCCTGGCTTCGAAGGTGGCCAAATGCCTCTCTACCGCCGCATCCCCAAGCTCAAGCACTTTGAGCTGGTCAACCAAAAGGAGTTCACGATCATCAACGTGGCCAAGCTCGCCGACTGCAAAGCCGGCAGCACTATCAGCCTCGATTCCCTGGTGAAGGAAGGTCTCGTGACCAGCCCCAAGCATCCCCTCAAGGTGCTTGGCAACGGTGAACTCTCCGTCAAGCTCACCGTGCAGGCCGCCGCATTTACTGCCAGCGCCCGCACCAAGATCGAAGCTGCCGGTGGCAGCTGCGAAGTCATCTGA
- the secY gene encoding preprotein translocase subunit SecY, with the protein MLVSRGRNPSAGEILSQLIQSKGLRDRVLTTLGLLLLVRLGIYIPMPGIDRVAFQQFLSQGGQLIGFLDIFTGGGLSTLGVFALGILPFINASIIIQLLTAALPQLEDLQKNEGEAGRRKIAQITRYVALGWGILQSLVFALILRQYATEGLSEPVFVIQTALALVTGSMVVMWISEVITERGIGQGASLVIFVNIVATLPKALGSTIELAQSGDRSTVGGIVVLVLVFLLTIVGIIFVQEGNRRIPIVSAKRQVGGAGVLAARQSYLPLKLNAGGVMPIIFASAVVFLPLTIANLTRNPWLIKLAGYLNPNSSTPWLYALVFFGLICGFGFFYASLTVNPVDIATNLKRSGVAIPGVRPGSATASYLSGVQNRLTLLGGLFLGAVAIIPSAVEGATQVRTFQGLGATSLLILVGVAIDTAKQVQTYVISQRYEGMVRQ; encoded by the coding sequence ATGCTTGTTAGCCGGGGTCGCAACCCAAGTGCCGGGGAAATCCTCAGCCAACTGATCCAGTCGAAGGGACTACGCGACCGGGTGCTAACCACCCTCGGCCTGCTGCTGCTGGTCCGGCTGGGCATCTACATCCCGATGCCAGGCATCGACCGGGTGGCCTTTCAGCAGTTCCTCTCCCAGGGCGGTCAGCTGATCGGGTTCCTGGACATCTTCACTGGGGGCGGCCTATCCACCCTCGGCGTTTTTGCTCTGGGCATCCTGCCTTTCATCAACGCCTCGATCATCATTCAGCTGCTGACCGCAGCCCTGCCCCAACTGGAGGACCTCCAGAAGAATGAGGGCGAGGCCGGTCGGCGCAAGATCGCCCAGATCACCCGCTACGTGGCTCTGGGCTGGGGCATCCTGCAGAGCCTGGTCTTTGCCCTGATCCTGCGGCAATACGCCACAGAGGGCCTATCGGAGCCGGTGTTTGTAATCCAGACGGCCCTCGCCCTGGTGACCGGCTCCATGGTGGTGATGTGGATCAGCGAGGTAATCACCGAGCGGGGCATCGGTCAAGGCGCCTCGCTCGTGATCTTCGTCAACATCGTGGCCACCCTGCCCAAGGCCCTGGGATCAACGATCGAGCTGGCCCAAAGCGGTGACCGCAGCACAGTTGGCGGAATCGTAGTCCTGGTGCTGGTTTTCCTGTTGACGATCGTGGGGATCATCTTTGTACAGGAAGGCAACCGCCGCATCCCAATTGTGAGCGCCAAGCGCCAAGTGGGCGGGGCAGGGGTGCTTGCAGCACGTCAGAGCTACCTGCCGCTGAAGCTCAACGCCGGCGGCGTGATGCCGATCATTTTTGCCTCGGCAGTGGTGTTTCTGCCGCTCACCATTGCCAACCTGACCCGCAACCCTTGGCTGATCAAGTTGGCGGGATACCTCAACCCCAACAGCAGCACCCCCTGGCTGTACGCCTTGGTGTTCTTCGGCCTGATCTGCGGCTTCGGCTTCTTCTACGCCTCACTCACCGTGAACCCGGTGGACATCGCCACCAACCTCAAACGCAGTGGGGTTGCGATCCCTGGCGTGCGGCCCGGCTCTGCCACTGCCAGCTATCTGAGCGGCGTGCAAAACCGACTTACCCTGCTCGGCGGCCTGTTCCTCGGCGCCGTTGCGATCATCCCCTCAGCAGTGGAAGGGGCCACCCAGGTGCGCACCTTCCAGGGGCTCGGGGCCACCTCCCTACTGATTCTTGTGGGCGTTGCGATCGACACAGCCAAACAGGTGCAGACCTACGTGATCTCCCAGCGCTACGAGGGCATGGTGCGGCAGTGA
- a CDS encoding adenylate kinase has product MKQRLLFLGPPGAGKGTQAQQLAADRQLLHLSTGDLLRAEVAAGSDLGKEAEAVMARGELVSDALVLAIVRGRLEALAASGGGGWLLDGFPRNLAQAEALGLLLDELQQPIELVVLMELDDAVLIQRLLSRGRSDDNESVIRHRLDVYREQTAPLIHHYQQLDLLQSIEANGSVDAIAERIAALLG; this is encoded by the coding sequence ATGAAGCAACGTCTCCTCTTCCTTGGCCCCCCCGGCGCTGGTAAGGGCACCCAAGCCCAGCAACTGGCCGCCGATCGCCAGCTGCTGCACCTCTCTACGGGAGACCTGCTGAGGGCTGAGGTAGCTGCTGGCAGCGATCTGGGCAAGGAAGCCGAGGCGGTGATGGCCCGTGGTGAGCTTGTGAGCGATGCGCTGGTGCTGGCGATCGTGCGTGGCCGACTGGAGGCGCTGGCCGCCAGCGGTGGCGGCGGCTGGTTATTGGATGGCTTCCCCCGCAACCTCGCTCAAGCAGAGGCTCTGGGGCTGTTGCTCGATGAGCTGCAGCAACCGATCGAGCTGGTGGTGCTGATGGAGCTCGACGACGCCGTCTTGATCCAAAGGCTCCTGAGCCGTGGGCGCTCTGACGACAACGAAAGCGTGATTCGCCACCGACTAGACGTCTATCGGGAACAGACCGCACCCCTGATTCACCACTATCAGCAGCTTGACTTGCTCCAATCCATTGAGGCCAATGGCAGCGTCGATGCGATCGCCGAACGGATCGCCGCCCTGCTCGGCTGA
- the rpmJ gene encoding 50S ribosomal protein L36 yields MKVRASVKRMCDKCRVIRRHGRVMVICTNPKHKQRQG; encoded by the coding sequence ATGAAGGTGCGTGCCTCGGTCAAGAGAATGTGCGACAAATGCCGGGTGATTCGTCGCCACGGCCGGGTGATGGTGATCTGCACCAACCCCAAGCACAAACAGCGCCAAGGCTGA
- the rpsM gene encoding 30S ribosomal protein S13 — translation MARIAGVDIPREKRVEIALTYVYGIGLTRAQKILAKSGVSPDIRVKDLSDADVQKLRGAAETFTLEGDLRRQEGMALKRLQDIGCVRGRRHRMGLPVRGQRTRTNARTRRGARKTVAGKKK, via the coding sequence GTGGCTCGGATTGCCGGCGTTGATATCCCACGCGAAAAGCGCGTTGAGATTGCCCTCACCTACGTGTATGGCATCGGTCTTACCCGTGCCCAGAAGATTCTGGCCAAATCCGGTGTCAGCCCAGACATCCGGGTAAAAGACCTCAGCGACGCCGACGTACAGAAGTTGCGCGGTGCTGCAGAAACCTTCACCCTCGAAGGCGACCTGCGCCGTCAAGAGGGCATGGCCCTCAAGCGCCTCCAAGACATCGGCTGCGTACGCGGTCGCCGCCATCGCATGGGTCTGCCCGTGCGTGGCCAGCGCACACGCACCAATGCGCGCACCCGGCGTGGTGCTCGCAAAACCGTGGCCGGCAAGAAGAAGTAA
- the rpsK gene encoding 30S ribosomal protein S11: protein MAKPAKKSGAKKTKRNVPNGVAHIQSTFNNTIVSITDTAGEVISWSSAGASGFKGARKGTPFAAQTAAEAAARRALEQGMRQIEVLVRGPGSGRETAIRALQVAGLEITLIRDVTPLPHNGCRRSKRRRV, encoded by the coding sequence ATGGCAAAGCCAGCCAAAAAATCCGGCGCCAAGAAAACGAAGCGCAACGTCCCCAACGGCGTTGCCCACATTCAGAGCACCTTCAACAACACGATCGTGTCGATCACTGACACGGCCGGAGAGGTCATCTCCTGGAGTTCGGCCGGGGCCAGCGGCTTCAAAGGAGCCCGTAAGGGCACGCCCTTTGCCGCCCAAACCGCAGCTGAAGCCGCCGCCCGTCGGGCCCTCGAGCAGGGCATGCGCCAGATCGAAGTCCTGGTAAGGGGTCCTGGTTCAGGCCGCGAAACCGCAATCCGAGCCCTACAGGTGGCCGGCCTTGAAATCACCCTGATCCGCGACGTGACTCCCCTTCCCCACAACGGTTGCCGTCGCTCCAAGCGCCGTCGCGTCTGA
- a CDS encoding DNA-directed RNA polymerase subunit alpha — protein sequence MLHYQIDRIEHQVAEDRSQTGTFLIGPLDRGQATTLGNALRRVLIGSLEGSAITAVRISGVNHEYATVPGVREDVLDILLNCKQISVSSRNRELEIGRLVVNGPATVTAADLQFSSQVQVIDADRLIATVAEGHSLEMEVHVERGVGYRPVNRHSEDTSAIDLLQIDAVFKPVRRVNYTVDETAVGEGGSARERLRLEIETNGSVTPDDAMAQSANQLIGLFQPLASLTMVEEPGLEPEPSAEAQIPLEELNLSVRAYNCLKRAQVNSVSDLMGFSYEDLLEIKNFGSKSADEVIEALERIGITLPQSRTSA from the coding sequence GTGTTGCATTACCAAATCGATCGCATTGAGCATCAGGTCGCGGAAGACCGATCCCAGACCGGCACCTTCCTGATCGGCCCGCTCGATCGCGGCCAGGCCACCACGCTTGGCAATGCCCTGCGACGCGTCCTGATCGGCAGCCTCGAAGGCAGTGCCATCACCGCCGTACGCATTTCCGGAGTCAACCACGAGTACGCCACCGTGCCCGGGGTTCGTGAAGACGTGCTCGACATTCTGCTCAACTGCAAGCAAATCTCCGTTAGCAGCCGCAACCGCGAGCTGGAGATCGGCCGCCTAGTGGTGAATGGACCCGCGACGGTTACCGCCGCGGATCTGCAGTTCTCCTCCCAGGTGCAGGTAATCGATGCAGATCGCCTGATCGCCACCGTGGCTGAAGGCCACAGCCTCGAAATGGAGGTACACGTGGAGCGTGGTGTTGGCTATCGCCCTGTCAATCGCCACAGCGAAGACACCAGCGCCATCGACCTGCTTCAGATCGATGCTGTGTTCAAGCCCGTGCGCCGGGTCAACTACACGGTGGATGAAACCGCCGTTGGCGAAGGTGGATCCGCTCGCGAAAGACTGCGCCTGGAGATAGAAACCAATGGCAGCGTCACACCAGACGACGCCATGGCCCAATCAGCCAACCAGCTGATCGGTCTGTTCCAGCCCCTGGCCAGCTTGACCATGGTGGAAGAGCCCGGCCTAGAGCCCGAGCCCTCCGCCGAGGCCCAAATACCCCTCGAAGAACTCAACCTCTCCGTGCGGGCCTACAACTGCCTGAAGCGCGCCCAGGTCAACTCCGTGTCCGACCTGATGGGCTTCAGCTACGAAGATCTGCTGGAGATCAAAAACTTCGGCTCCAAGTCAGCCGACGAGGTGATCGAAGCGCTGGAGCGCATCGGCATCACCCTGCCCCAGAGCCGCACTAGCGCCTGA
- the rplQ gene encoding 50S ribosomal protein L17 — MRHQCRVPMLGRPADQRKAMLRGLTTQLIREGRVTTTKARAKALRDEAERMISLAKDGSLSARRRAIGYIYDKQLVHALFDKAQDRYGERQGGYTRIIRTVPRRGDNAEMAIIELV; from the coding sequence ATGAGACACCAGTGCCGAGTCCCCATGTTGGGACGCCCCGCCGACCAACGCAAAGCCATGCTGCGGGGTCTCACCACCCAGCTGATCCGCGAAGGTCGAGTTACCACGACCAAAGCCCGTGCCAAAGCGTTGCGCGATGAAGCTGAGCGCATGATCAGCCTGGCCAAGGACGGCAGCCTGTCTGCCCGTCGCCGCGCCATTGGCTACATCTATGACAAGCAGTTGGTTCATGCCCTGTTTGACAAAGCCCAAGACCGCTATGGCGAGCGCCAAGGTGGCTACACCCGCATCATCCGCACCGTTCCCCGCCGCGGCGACAACGCCGAGATGGCCATCATCGAACTGGTCTAA